Proteins co-encoded in one Chloroflexota bacterium genomic window:
- a CDS encoding nodulation protein NfeD has product MNANRKARIAISLSAAILGLVLLLVAPAAAQAPGKVGVLNVKGAITPVVLSYLNRGLRYAQDGNVSLLVIQLDTPGGSVEIMKSLTDDMIRSSVPIAVWVGPEGARAASAGTFVVLAAHVAAMAPGTTIGAASVVSMQGQELDETSKAKVTNDLTARIRNFTQRRGAQAQDWAERTVTEAIAATADEVYKLGVIDYIAPTIPDLLRQMDGMTVRVAGRDTVLRTADLPVQNLPMTLPEQFLHLITDPNIAFILLTLGLNGLLFELSSPGGFAAGIIGGICLVLGLYALGVLSVNWTGLLFIVLAFVLFIVDIKAATHGVLTVGGIASFVFGALILFSSPVYTISRALVISVAGGTGAFFAFAVSKALLAQKRKPSTGREAIIGMRAVVRIPLEPDGMVMLAGELWKARAEEGVIDAGQTVEVVGLEGFTVIVRAVQPES; this is encoded by the coding sequence ATGAACGCGAACCGCAAAGCCCGTATCGCCATCAGCCTGTCCGCCGCGATCCTGGGGCTGGTCTTGCTGCTTGTGGCTCCGGCCGCGGCCCAGGCCCCCGGCAAGGTCGGCGTGCTCAACGTCAAGGGCGCCATCACGCCCGTGGTGCTCAGTTACCTGAATCGCGGGCTACGGTATGCCCAGGATGGCAACGTGTCGTTGCTGGTGATCCAACTGGACACGCCGGGCGGCTCGGTGGAAATCATGAAGTCGCTGACCGACGACATGATCCGCAGTTCGGTGCCCATCGCCGTGTGGGTAGGGCCAGAGGGTGCGCGGGCGGCCTCGGCAGGCACCTTTGTGGTCCTGGCGGCCCACGTGGCGGCCATGGCTCCGGGCACGACCATCGGCGCGGCCAGCGTCGTGAGCATGCAGGGCCAGGAGTTGGACGAGACCAGCAAGGCCAAGGTCACCAACGACCTCACGGCGCGGATTCGCAACTTCACCCAGCGCCGCGGGGCCCAGGCCCAGGACTGGGCCGAGCGCACCGTAACCGAAGCCATCGCCGCCACCGCCGATGAGGTGTACAAACTCGGCGTGATTGACTACATCGCCCCCACCATCCCCGACCTGCTGCGCCAGATGGACGGGATGACCGTGCGCGTCGCGGGCAGGGACACGGTCCTCCGCACGGCGGACCTCCCCGTGCAGAACCTGCCCATGACCCTGCCGGAGCAGTTCCTGCACCTGATTACCGACCCCAACATCGCGTTTATCTTGCTGACGCTGGGGCTCAACGGGCTGCTGTTTGAGTTGTCCAGTCCGGGCGGATTTGCTGCCGGCATCATCGGCGGCATCTGCCTGGTGCTGGGCCTGTATGCGTTGGGCGTGCTGTCGGTCAACTGGACGGGCCTCCTGTTTATCGTCCTGGCATTCGTCCTGTTCATCGTGGACATCAAAGCGGCGACCCACGGCGTACTGACGGTGGGGGGAATCGCATCCTTCGTCTTCGGCGCGCTCATCCTGTTCAGTTCGCCCGTCTATACCATCTCGCGCGCGCTGGTCATCTCGGTCGCCGGTGGGACGGGCGCATTCTTCGCCTTCGCCGTGAGCAAGGCGCTGCTGGCCCAGAAGCGCAAGCCGAGCACCGGCCGCGAGGCGATCATCGGCATGCGGGCCGTTGTGCGCATCCCCCTGGAGCCGGATGGGATGGTCATGTTGGCCGGGGAACTGTGGAAGGCGCGGGCCGAGGAAGGGGTCATTGACGCGGGCCAGACTGTTGAGGTCGTGGGCCTGGAAGGGTTCACCGTTATCGTTCGTGCAGTTCAACCAGAGAGTTGA
- a CDS encoding SPFH domain-containing protein has protein sequence MFEILTSFGGLILILIFLLSMAIKIVQEYERGVIFRLGRLMGAKGPGLFLIIPFVDRMVKVDLRVVTLDIPAQEAITKDNVTVKVNAVAYFRVINPEAAIVQVEDYRRATWQIAQTTLRSVLGQSELDELLAHREEINQKLQRIIDEQTEPWGIKVSIVEVKDVELPDTMKRAMARQAEAEREKRAKIIHAEGEFQASQTLRQAAGVISEEPAAIQLRYLQTLTEIAVEKNSTIIFPVPLDFVKAFVGGVEKKSEEL, from the coding sequence ATGTTTGAAATCCTCACCAGTTTTGGCGGGCTAATCCTGATCTTGATCTTCCTGCTCAGCATGGCCATCAAGATCGTTCAGGAGTATGAGCGGGGCGTCATCTTCCGCCTGGGGCGGCTGATGGGGGCCAAAGGCCCGGGCCTGTTCCTCATCATCCCGTTCGTGGACCGCATGGTCAAGGTGGACCTGCGGGTGGTAACGCTGGATATTCCGGCGCAAGAGGCCATCACCAAGGACAACGTTACCGTCAAGGTGAACGCCGTGGCCTACTTCCGAGTCATCAACCCCGAGGCGGCCATCGTGCAGGTGGAGGACTATCGGCGCGCCACCTGGCAGATCGCCCAGACAACGCTGCGGAGCGTCCTGGGGCAGTCCGAACTGGATGAACTCCTGGCCCATCGCGAGGAGATCAACCAGAAACTCCAGCGCATCATTGACGAGCAGACGGAGCCGTGGGGCATCAAGGTCAGCATCGTGGAGGTCAAGGACGTGGAGTTGCCCGACACGATGAAGCGGGCCATGGCGCGCCAGGCCGAGGCCGAGCGCGAGAAGCGGGCCAAGATCATCCACGCTGAGGGCGAGTTCCAGGCGTCGCAGACGTTGCGCCAGGCGGCTGGTGTCATCTCCGAGGAGCCGGCCGCGATCCAACTGCGCTACCTTCAGACGCTGACCGAGATCGCGGTGGAGAAGAACTCCACCATCATCTTCCCGGTGCCGCTGGACTTCGTGAAGGCGTTTGTCGGGGGCGTGGAGAAGAAGTCCGAGGAGTTGTAA